The Carassius carassius chromosome 16, fCarCar2.1, whole genome shotgun sequence genome window below encodes:
- the LOC132160234 gene encoding Fc receptor-like protein 5 → MELSQLPLVLLLISIIYSGQTEETPKPTVTIKPAQHVFRGETVTLRCNINDEGVTSWQYGWYKDGSDKSFSELQEYTFSSVTESDAGKYSCDGAEPEGSHSSHRSDEVRLTVSAQAVLSVSPQTGLTEGDPVTLICEVKGSSTGWTFSWFTLTLSSDYRYHYDLLSDSSRGAGGKYTVSSATVKHTGVYVCTAEKGEPVYYTQYSNTQLILVTGVSPGVSLMVSPSRTQHFTSVSLSLSCEDQSNSTGWTVRRYTESRQLKDCSSLRRGSQTGSSCTIRDTRTSDTGVYWCESESGEKSHPVNITVHSGVILESPVHPVTEGETLTLRCLDQYTSSPNLRADFHKDGSLIQSQTTEMIISTVSKSDEGFYSCKLPERGESPESWISVTASSKRSGSDDLSPVIVGVTAGLIFFIIVFLVFLWHYRRNKGGGSESLSRVSQQQNSSQTSDQNQSEAGNKTLMSGTAHIYDSIDAAINKDISTDNVIGPTENTYSEISLIHKGKTSESSDTVYSKLKPIKVLDLVM, encoded by the exons ATGGAGCTCAGTCAACTTCCTCTTGTGCTCT tGCTGATTTCAATCATCTACTCTGGACAAACTGAAG AAACACCAAAACCCACAGTGACCATCAAACCTGCTCAACATGTGTTCAGAGGAGAGACAGTCACTCTCAGATGTAACATAAATGATGAAGGAGTCACTAGCTGGCAGTACGGCTGGTATAAAGATGGTTCAGACAAATCTTTCAGTGAACTACAGGAATACACATTCAGTTCTGTTACTGAGTCTGACGCAGGTAAATACTCCTGTGATGGAGCAGAGCCAGAAGGATCACACAGCTCACACCGCAGTGATGAAGTTAGGCTGACAgtatcag CCCAGGCTGTTTTAAGTGTTTCTCCACAGACGGGGTTGACTGAAGGAGAtccagtgactctgatctgtgaGGTTAAAGGCTCCTCTACAGGCTGGACATTCAGCTGGTTCACTCTAACTCTCTCATCAG ACTACAGATATCATTATGATCTGCTCtcagacagcagcagaggagctggAGGAAAATACACTGTCAGTTCTGCTACAGTAAAACACACAGGAGTTTATGTGTGCACAGCAGAGAAAGGAGAACCAGTCTATTACACACAGTACAGCAACACACAGTTAATATTGGTCACTG gtgtttctccAGGTGTCTCTCTGATGGTCAGTCCCAGCAGAACTCAACACttcacatctgtctctctctctctgagctgtgAGGACCAGAGTAACTCTACTGGATGGACAGTGAGAAGATACACAGAGAGCAGGCAGCTGAAAGATTGTTCATCATTACGTCGAGGATCACAAACAGGATCTTCATGTACAATCAGAGACACCAGAACATCAGACACTGGAGTGTACTGGTGTGAGTCTGAATCTGGAGAGAAAAGTCatcctgttaatatcactgtacact ctggtgtgattctggagagtcCTGTTCATCCTGTGACTGAAGGAGAAACTCTGACTCTTCGCTGTTTAGATCAATATACATCCTCACCAAACCTCAGAGCTGATTTCCATAAAGATGGGTCACTCATCCAGAGTCAAACTACAGAGATGATCATTTCTACTGTCTCAAAGTCAGACGAGGGTTTCTACTCCTGCAAACTCCCAGAGAGAGGAGAGTCACCCGAGAGCTGGATCTCAGTCACAG CTTCCTCCAAAAGATCAGGATCTGATGATCTCAGTCCAGTGATAGTTGGAGTGACTGCTGGACTCATATTTTTCATCATCGTCTTCTTGGTCTTTCTGTGGCACTACAGAAGAAACAAAG GTGGAGGATCTGAGTCTCTCTCTCGTGTCAGTCAACAGCAGAACAGCAGTCAGACATCAGACCAGAACCAGAGTGAAGCAGGAAATAAAACACTCATGTCTG GAACTGCTCATATTTATGACTCTATTGATGCAGCAATTAATAAAGACATAAGCACAG ACAATGTAATTGGACCTACTGAAAACACCTATTCCGAAATCAGCCTGATCCATAAAG GGAAAACCAGTGAAAGTTCTGACACCGTTTACTCTAAACTGAAACCCATCAAG GTGCTGGATCTAGTGATGTGA
- the LOC132160101 gene encoding high affinity immunoglobulin gamma Fc receptor I-like, translated as MELSQLPLVLLLISIIYSGQTEETPKPTVTIKPAQHVFRGETVTLRCDINAEGVTRWQYGWYKDGSDKSFSELQEHTFSSVTESDAGKYSCDGAEPEGSHSSHRSDEVTLTVSGEFDHIFTYTNKFNILLMSDFLPSDEAQAVLSVSPQTGLTEGDPVTLICEVKRSSTGWTFSWFTLTLSSDYRYHYDLLSDSSRGAGGNYTVSSAAVNHTGVYVCRAERGEPAYYTQYSNKQLICVTGVSPPVSLMVSPSRTQHFTSVSLSLSCEDQSNSTGWTVRRYTESRQLKDCSSLRRGSQTGSSCTIRDTRTSDTGVYWCESESGEKHHPVNITVHSGVILESPVHPVTEGETLTLRCLDQYTSSPNLRADFYKDGSLIQNQTTEMIISTVSKSDEGFYSCKLPERGESPESWISVTGESQSNLSHSGSQISVLHTLSSVLAVCPYLLVTVVLIFKCCRMRD; from the exons ATGGAGCTCAGTCAACTTCCTCTTGTGCTTT tGCTGATTTCAATCATCTACTCTGGACAAACTGAAG AAACACCAAAACCCACAGTGACCATCAAACCTGCTCAACATGTGTTCAGAGGAGAGACAGTCACTCTCAGATGTGACATAAATGCTGAAGGAGTCACTCGCTGGCAGTACGGCTGGTATAAAGACGGTTCAGACAAATCTTTCAGTGAACTACAGGAACACACATTCAGTTCTGTTACTGAGTCTGACGCAGGTAAATACTCCTGTGATGGAGCAGAGCCAGAAGGATCACACAGCTCACACCGCAGTGATGAAGTCACACTGACAgtatcaggtgagtttgatcatatcttcacatacacaaacaagtttaacattttattaatgagTGATTTCTTACCTTCAGATGAAGCCCAGGCAGTGTTAAGTGTTTCTCCACAGACGGGGTTGACTGAAGGAGAtccagtgactctgatctgtgaGGTTAAACGCTCCTCTACAGGCTGGACATTCAGCTGGTTCACTCTAACTCTCTCATCAG ACTACAGATATCATTATGATCTGCTCtcagacagcagcagaggagctggAGGAAACTACACTGTCAGTTCTGCTGCTGTAAATCACACAGGAGTTTATGTGTGCAGAGCAGAGAGAGGAGAACCAGCCTATTACACACAGTACAGCAACAAACAGTTAATATGTGTCACTG gtgtttctccTCCAGTCTCTCTGATGGTCAGTCCCAGCAGAACTCAACACttcacatctgtctctctctctctgagctgtgAGGATCAGAGTAACTCTACTGGATGGACAGTGAGAAGATACACAGAGAGCAGGCAGCTGAAAGATTGTTCATCATTACGTCGAGGATCACAAACAGGATCTTCATGTACAATCAGAGACACCAGAACATCAGACACTGGAGTGTACTGGTGTGAGTCTGAATCTGGAGAGAAACATCatcctgttaatatcactgtacact ctggtgtgattctggagagtcCTGTTCATCCTGTGACTGAAGGAGAAACTCTGACTCTTCGCTGTTTAGATCAATATACATCCTCACCAAACCTTAGAGCTGATTTCTATAAAGATGGGTCACTCATCCAGAATCAAACTACAGAGATGATCATCTCTACTGTCTCAAAGTCAGACGAGGGTTTCTACTCCTGCAAACTCCCAGAGAGAGGAGAGTCACCCGAGAGCTGGATCTCAGTCACAGGCGAGAGTCAATCAAACT TGTCTCATTCAGgatctcagatctctgtcctCCACACACTCAGTTCTGTACTGGCGGTTTGTCCATATCTGCTCGTGACAGTCGTGCTGATCTTCAAATGCTGCAGGATGAGAG ACTAA